The following coding sequences lie in one Bacillus oleivorans genomic window:
- a CDS encoding NAD(P)/FAD-dependent oxidoreductase yields MERTVYDITVIGGGPTGLFTAFYGGMRQASVNIIESLPQLGGQLATLYPEKYIYDVAGFPKIRAQELVNNLKVQLSRFDVTTSLEQTVERIEKLEDGTFKLTTDREEHFSKSIIITAGVGAFQPRRLELENTSKYEGKNLHYFIDNLQSFAGKRVVVFGGGDSAVDWSLMLEPIAERVTIVHRRDKFRAHEHSVENLKNSSVEIMTPYVPVELIGDNDEVKQVVLEGANGEEKKVIDVDAVIVNFGFVSSLGPIKDWGLEIQKNSIVVNSKMETNIPGIYAAGDICTYEGKVKLIATGFGEGPTAVNNAKSFIDPKSRVQPLHSTSLFND; encoded by the coding sequence ATGGAACGTACAGTTTATGATATAACGGTTATTGGCGGTGGACCGACCGGCTTGTTTACTGCATTTTATGGCGGAATGAGACAGGCATCGGTAAACATTATTGAAAGCTTACCGCAATTAGGCGGACAATTAGCTACGTTATATCCTGAAAAATACATATATGATGTGGCTGGCTTCCCAAAGATTCGCGCTCAGGAACTTGTAAATAACTTAAAGGTGCAGCTCTCTCGTTTTGATGTTACAACCAGTTTGGAACAAACAGTTGAAAGAATTGAGAAATTAGAGGATGGCACTTTTAAACTGACTACAGATCGTGAAGAACATTTTTCAAAAAGCATTATTATTACAGCAGGTGTAGGAGCATTCCAGCCTCGCAGACTGGAATTGGAGAATACATCAAAGTATGAAGGAAAAAATCTTCACTATTTTATAGATAATCTCCAATCCTTTGCTGGAAAAAGAGTGGTAGTATTTGGCGGTGGAGACTCTGCCGTTGACTGGTCTCTTATGCTCGAACCGATAGCTGAGAGGGTTACGATTGTTCACAGACGGGATAAATTTAGAGCTCATGAACATAGTGTTGAGAATTTAAAAAATAGCTCTGTTGAAATCATGACACCTTATGTTCCAGTTGAATTAATTGGAGACAATGATGAAGTGAAACAAGTCGTTTTAGAAGGCGCAAACGGCGAAGAGAAAAAAGTAATTGATGTAGATGCAGTTATTGTTAACTTTGGCTTTGTATCGTCTCTTGGACCAATTAAAGACTGGGGTTTAGAAATCCAAAAGAATTCAATCGTCGTAAACTCCAAAATGGAGACGAATATTCCTGGTATTTATGCAGCTGGTGATATTTGCACGTATGAAGGAAAAGTGAAATTAATTGCCACTGGTTTTGGAGAAGGGCCAACAGCGGTCAATAATGCTAAATCCTTTATTGATCCAAAATCAAGAGTACAGCCATTACACAGTACATCATTGTTTAATGATTAA
- a CDS encoding HesB/IscA family protein: MDAIVTITESAAFQIKDMMKEYGEENAFLRVAVKGGGCSGLSYGMGLDAEVHENDVQFEQYGINVVVDKESVGILKGTTIDFKQSLMGGGFTIDNPNAIASCGCGSSFRTAKNAGTPENC, encoded by the coding sequence ATGGATGCGATTGTAACGATTACCGAATCTGCTGCCTTTCAAATAAAAGATATGATGAAAGAGTACGGAGAAGAAAATGCTTTTCTTCGCGTTGCTGTTAAAGGCGGGGGATGCAGCGGTCTTTCATATGGAATGGGATTGGATGCAGAAGTCCATGAAAATGACGTACAATTCGAACAGTACGGGATTAATGTCGTCGTTGATAAAGAGAGTGTCGGAATCCTGAAGGGGACTACCATTGATTTTAAACAATCGTTAATGGGTGGCGGATTTACAATTGATAACCCGAATGCCATTGCTTCCTGTGGATGCGGCTCCTCTTTTAGAACAGCTAAAAACGCGGGGACACCAGAAAACTGCTAA